One Psychrobacillus glaciei genomic region harbors:
- a CDS encoding NAD(P)-dependent oxidoreductase has translation MSEKLKTGFIGIGVMGKSLVKHLLKAGHEVVVYTRTKEKAEELISMGASWAGTPSEAASNTQIVFTMVGYPHDVEEIYFGEQGILKANNKGLVLVDMTTSTPTLAQKIERAAKEKEMLSLDAPVSGGDIGAQSGKLSIMCGGEIETFDQVLPVLSLFGETIYYQGPAGAGQHTKMCNQITIATGMIGVCEALAYGKKAGLDLDQVLRSISTGAAGSWSLSNLAPRMIAGNFEPGFYIKHFVKDMKIALEEAEKMNLQLPGLQLTKSMYDELVAQGYEDNGTQSLIKLYE, from the coding sequence ATGTCAGAGAAACTAAAAACAGGTTTTATCGGTATAGGAGTTATGGGCAAAAGTTTAGTTAAGCATCTATTAAAAGCAGGTCATGAAGTAGTTGTTTATACAAGAACAAAAGAAAAAGCAGAAGAACTAATTTCAATGGGGGCTTCTTGGGCAGGAACTCCAAGTGAAGCAGCAAGCAATACGCAAATTGTGTTTACGATGGTTGGATATCCACATGATGTAGAGGAAATATATTTTGGAGAGCAAGGAATATTGAAAGCTAATAATAAAGGGTTAGTTCTAGTTGATATGACTACTTCTACACCGACACTTGCCCAAAAAATTGAGCGAGCTGCAAAAGAAAAAGAAATGCTTTCTCTCGATGCACCAGTTTCCGGTGGAGATATCGGAGCGCAATCGGGAAAACTTTCAATTATGTGCGGTGGAGAAATAGAAACTTTCGATCAAGTGTTGCCTGTTTTAAGCCTTTTTGGAGAAACAATTTACTACCAAGGACCAGCCGGTGCAGGTCAGCATACAAAAATGTGTAACCAAATTACGATAGCAACTGGTATGATCGGGGTCTGCGAAGCACTTGCATACGGAAAAAAAGCGGGATTAGATTTAGATCAAGTGTTACGTTCTATATCCACAGGAGCGGCAGGATCTTGGTCACTCAGTAATTTAGCTCCACGAATGATAGCAGGCAACTTTGAACCTGGATTTTACATCAAACACTTCGTGAAAGATATGAAGATTGCTTTAGAAGAAGCAGAAAAGATGAACTTGCAACTTCCTGGATTACAACTGACGAAATCTATGTACGACGAGTTAGTAGCCCAAGGATATGAAGATAACGGGACTCAGTCTTTAATAAAATTATACGAATGA